A region of Lycium barbarum isolate Lr01 chromosome 3, ASM1917538v2, whole genome shotgun sequence DNA encodes the following proteins:
- the LOC132630626 gene encoding arogenate dehydrogenase 2, chloroplastic-like — translation MFSLPSILSNNIQTQSSSSLLFNNHHHGFHHSTRPSPRLHHRLLFSSCAQTDGSTTTNNNNYVSIPSLDDNVTRLSKFLESPRLSKIEANTSSHPLSNSNKLKIAIIGFGNFGQFIAKAFIQQGHIVLAHSRTDYSHVAQSLNVNFFKDPSDLCEQHPDIILLCTSINSLERVIHSLPIQKLKRNTLFVDVLSVKEFPKNMFLQSLPQEFDILCTHPMFGPTSGKDSWKGLPFMFDKVRIGQEESRIKRVNNFINIFEKEGCRMVEMSCFEHDKYAADSQFITHSIGRVLQKLGPETTPINTKGYEKLLNLMENTIADSFDLYSGLFMYNNNSMKVLERLDAALESVKRELFGKVLEKLEKRVVKESRVAFPTTFSNTIEKLQVERKEEALS, via the coding sequence ATGTTTTCCCTTCCGTCTATACTATCTAACAATATTCAAACTCAATCATCTTCATCTCTACTCTTCAACAACCACCATCATGGTTTTCATCATTCAACTCGACCGTCACCTCGACTTCACCACCGCCTACTCTTCTCTTCATGTGCCCAAACTGACGGCTCAACTAccaccaacaacaataactatgTCTCAATTCCAAGTCTTGATGACAATGTTACCAGACTTTCCAAATTTTTAGAATCACCGAGGCTCTCGAAAATCGAAGCGAACACATCATCACATCCCCTTTCCAACTCCAACAAGCTTAAAATAGCTATTATAGGCTTTGGCAACTTTGGACAATTCATTGCCAAGGCCTTCATTCAACAAGGACACATTGTACTAGCTCATTCCCGTACTGACTATTCCCATGTAGCACAATCCCTTAATGTCAACTTCTTCAAAGATCCCAGTGACTTATGTGAGCAACATCCTGACATTATCTTACTTTGCACTTCCATTAATTCCCTCGAACGAGTCATTCATTCCCTTCCCATCCAAAAGCTTAAACGTAACACACTTTTCGTAGACGTACTATCAGTCAAAGAATTTCCAAAAAATATGTTCCTTCAATCACTACCTCAAGAATTTGACATTTTATGCACTCATCCTATGTTTGGTCCAACTAGTGGTAAAGACAGTTGGAAAGGACTACCATTTATGTTTGACAAAGTTAGAATTGGCCAAGAAGAGTCAAGGATTAAAAGGGTCAACAATTTCATAAATATTTTTGAGAAAGAAGGTTGTAGGATGGTAGAAATGAGTTGTTTTGAACATGACAAGTATGCTGCTGACTCACAATTTATTACACATAGCATAGGCAGAGTGTTACAAAAACTTGGACCAGAGACAACTCctataaacacaaaagggtatgAGAAGTTACTGAATTTGATGGAGAATACAATTGCTGATAGTTTTGATTTGTATAGTGGTTTGTTTATGTATAACAATAATTCTATGAAGGTCTTAGAGAGATTGGATGCAGCATTGGAGAGTGTGAAAAGAGAATTATTTGGAAAAGTTCTTGAGAAATTGGAGAAGAGAGTGGTAAAGGAAAGCAGGGTTGCTTTCCCTACTACTTTTTCTAACACTATTGAAAAGTTGCAAGTTGAGAGGAAGGAAGAGGCTCTTTCTTGA
- the LOC132633786 gene encoding FBD-associated F-box protein At5g22730-like: protein MTVLDIASMPLVYVSVINYVNNGKIYSNCDVKISCPYLGVLKYGAPMAKDIIIENLFSIEVVHIFFFDAGCPIEKIGMLVHKMIKNVPSTSALKLCMSFISSLYSVSHQVRKFPVLFYKLKSLKLTVGIDEAWMQVMMLLLKHSLNLEVLNLFSDENFGWNENWKLHHLSESIECFESHLRLIQLAGFKYEENEMELLRFFLKNAQVLEKLIIVSASYADISEEASELVLKYPRTSSKCCRDIS from the coding sequence ATGACTGTGCTTGATATTGCTTCGATGCCTCTCGTTTATGTGTCTGTAATAAACTATGTTAACAATGGCAAAATTTACAGTAATTGCGATGTCAAGATTTCTTGCCCGTATCTCGGGGTCTTGAAATATGGTGCTCCGATGGCAAAGGATATAATTATAGAGAATCTCTTCTCTATTGAAGTTGTTCACATCTTCTTTTTTGATGCAGGTTGCCCAATAGAGAAAATTGGCATGCTTGTGCATAAGATGATCAAGAATGTTCCTTCTACATCAGCTTTGAAATTATGCATGAGTTTTATTTCTAGTCTGTACAGCGTATCTCATCAAGTAAGAAAGTTTCCGGTCTTGTTTTATAAGCTCAAGTCCTTAAAATTGACAGTAGGAATCGATGAAGCCTGGATGCAAGTCATGATGCTATTGCTCAAGCATTCTCTGAATTTGGAGGTTCTTAATTTGTTTTCTGATGAGAATTTTGGCTGGAATGAGAACTGGAAGCTGCATCACCTTAGTGAAAGCATTGAGTGCTTCGAATCTCATCTGAGGTTGATTCAGTTGGCTGGTTTCAAATATGAAGAAAATGAGATGGAGCTGCTAAGATTTTTCCTGAAGAATGCACAGGTGTTGGAAAAACTGATAATAGTTTCGGCCAGCTATGCTGACATATCAGAAGAGGCCTCAGAGTTGGTGTTAAAGTATCCTAGAACTTCTTCCAAatgttgtcgtgacatttcttgA
- the LOC132630627 gene encoding uncharacterized protein LOC132630627 isoform X1, with protein sequence MEQPLLTEAGNGASETGQRGSERWGSYEYVGRAGSVIPTTSLAGSEVSVDEIRSAASMSVPYSPSLHAPLISSPQSQSQPYEQGLVYQAGYYGDAGETTGDLRRQVLDEVEVRELLIDHVGHRCCWGSRPARTWKIHAIEDCNVYVGTLETFSEERETIIEKELYSGGSIDGKDKGPEMGIWELDLRSEFPVLFVPYKESRLRIPHSETIEKCSGCDGRGNIVCPTCNADQEPGFYKEGQKAQCPTCYGRGLIAHKDGSDTICLKCKGNGKIPCATCESRGLIKCQTCQGGGSLLTRKVAVVRWRTRSTRKVNATSGAASVPDDVFHRAKGVQLCNNQAYQCTPAYFADSYFLNKFSSEVIAERPSIPTTARIICERHTISVVPVTRVTMTDRNRSFSFYIIGNDTEVYMKDYYPSRFCWGLCPCLEWLKL encoded by the exons ATGGAGCAGCCACTGCTAACAG AAGCAGGGAATGGAGCAAGCGAAACAGGTCAAAGAGGGAGTGAGAGATGGGGTTCGTATGAGTATGTGGGAAGGGCGGGCTCTGTGATACCCACGACTTCCTTGGCTGGATCAGAAGTCAGTGTCGATGAGATTCGGTCTGCTGCTTCTATGTCAGTTCCCTACTCTCCTTCTCTCCATGCTCCCTTGATCAGCTCTCCCCAGTCCCAATCTCAGCCATATG AGCAAGGGCTTGTTTATCAGGCTGGGTACTATGGAGATGCAGGCGAAACTACCGGTGATCTACGGAG GCAAGTGCTAGACGAGGTAGAAGTACGAGAATTGCTTATAGATCATGTTGGCCATCGCTGCTGTTGGGGAAGTCGTCCAGCTCGGACCTGGAAGATTCATGCAATTGAAGACTGCAATGTCTATGTGGGGACGCTAGAAACTTTCTCGGAAGAGAGAGAGACAATTATAGAGAAGGAGCTGTACTCCGGTGGCAGCATTGATGGAAAGGACAAGGGGCCTGAAATGGGAATATGGGAGCTGGATTTAAGGTCCGAGTTTCCTGTTTTATTTGTACCTTACAAGGAGTCAAGGCTGAGAATTCCTCACTCAGAAACTATTGAGAAATGTTCAG GTTGTGATGGTCGAGGAAATATAGTTTGTCCTACTTGCAATGCAGATCAAGAGCCAGGGTTTTATAAGGAAGGTCAAAAGGCCCAGTGTCCGACTTGCTATGGAAGGGGTCTAATTGCTCATAAGGACGGATCTGACACAAT ATGCCTGAAGTGTAAAGGTAATGGAAAAATTCCTTGTGCTACTTGTGAATCTCGTGGCCTCATCAAATGCCAAACATGCCAAGGTGGTGGTTCTCTTTTGACACGGAAAGTAGCTGTTGTTAGATG GAGGACACGATCAACCCGGAAAGTGAACGCTACAAGTGGAGCAGCTTCTGTTCCAGATGATGTGTTCCACAGAGCAAAGGGGGTTCAGTTGTGCAATAACCAAGCTTATCAGTGCACACCAGCCTATTTTGCTGATTCGTATTTCCTTAACAAGTTCTCTTCTGAAGTAATTGCAGAGAGGCCTTCTATACCTACTACTGCAAGGATCATATGCGAGCGCCACACTATTTCAGTTGTTCCGGTGACTCGCGTGACCATGACAGATCGTAACCGCTCCTTCAGTTTCTATATAATTGGAAATGACACTGAGGTTTATATGAAAGACTACTATCCTTCTAGGTTTTGTTGGGGCCTTTGCCCTTGCCTGGAGTGGTTGAAACTATAA
- the LOC132630627 gene encoding uncharacterized protein LOC132630627 isoform X2 — MEQPLLTGNGASETGQRGSERWGSYEYVGRAGSVIPTTSLAGSEVSVDEIRSAASMSVPYSPSLHAPLISSPQSQSQPYEQGLVYQAGYYGDAGETTGDLRRQVLDEVEVRELLIDHVGHRCCWGSRPARTWKIHAIEDCNVYVGTLETFSEERETIIEKELYSGGSIDGKDKGPEMGIWELDLRSEFPVLFVPYKESRLRIPHSETIEKCSGCDGRGNIVCPTCNADQEPGFYKEGQKAQCPTCYGRGLIAHKDGSDTICLKCKGNGKIPCATCESRGLIKCQTCQGGGSLLTRKVAVVRWRTRSTRKVNATSGAASVPDDVFHRAKGVQLCNNQAYQCTPAYFADSYFLNKFSSEVIAERPSIPTTARIICERHTISVVPVTRVTMTDRNRSFSFYIIGNDTEVYMKDYYPSRFCWGLCPCLEWLKL; from the exons ATGGAGCAGCCACTGCTAACAG GGAATGGAGCAAGCGAAACAGGTCAAAGAGGGAGTGAGAGATGGGGTTCGTATGAGTATGTGGGAAGGGCGGGCTCTGTGATACCCACGACTTCCTTGGCTGGATCAGAAGTCAGTGTCGATGAGATTCGGTCTGCTGCTTCTATGTCAGTTCCCTACTCTCCTTCTCTCCATGCTCCCTTGATCAGCTCTCCCCAGTCCCAATCTCAGCCATATG AGCAAGGGCTTGTTTATCAGGCTGGGTACTATGGAGATGCAGGCGAAACTACCGGTGATCTACGGAG GCAAGTGCTAGACGAGGTAGAAGTACGAGAATTGCTTATAGATCATGTTGGCCATCGCTGCTGTTGGGGAAGTCGTCCAGCTCGGACCTGGAAGATTCATGCAATTGAAGACTGCAATGTCTATGTGGGGACGCTAGAAACTTTCTCGGAAGAGAGAGAGACAATTATAGAGAAGGAGCTGTACTCCGGTGGCAGCATTGATGGAAAGGACAAGGGGCCTGAAATGGGAATATGGGAGCTGGATTTAAGGTCCGAGTTTCCTGTTTTATTTGTACCTTACAAGGAGTCAAGGCTGAGAATTCCTCACTCAGAAACTATTGAGAAATGTTCAG GTTGTGATGGTCGAGGAAATATAGTTTGTCCTACTTGCAATGCAGATCAAGAGCCAGGGTTTTATAAGGAAGGTCAAAAGGCCCAGTGTCCGACTTGCTATGGAAGGGGTCTAATTGCTCATAAGGACGGATCTGACACAAT ATGCCTGAAGTGTAAAGGTAATGGAAAAATTCCTTGTGCTACTTGTGAATCTCGTGGCCTCATCAAATGCCAAACATGCCAAGGTGGTGGTTCTCTTTTGACACGGAAAGTAGCTGTTGTTAGATG GAGGACACGATCAACCCGGAAAGTGAACGCTACAAGTGGAGCAGCTTCTGTTCCAGATGATGTGTTCCACAGAGCAAAGGGGGTTCAGTTGTGCAATAACCAAGCTTATCAGTGCACACCAGCCTATTTTGCTGATTCGTATTTCCTTAACAAGTTCTCTTCTGAAGTAATTGCAGAGAGGCCTTCTATACCTACTACTGCAAGGATCATATGCGAGCGCCACACTATTTCAGTTGTTCCGGTGACTCGCGTGACCATGACAGATCGTAACCGCTCCTTCAGTTTCTATATAATTGGAAATGACACTGAGGTTTATATGAAAGACTACTATCCTTCTAGGTTTTGTTGGGGCCTTTGCCCTTGCCTGGAGTGGTTGAAACTATAA